Proteins encoded in a region of the Mycolicibacterium duvalii genome:
- a CDS encoding carboxylesterase/lipase family protein produces the protein MTAEATTRNEAARPVVDTTHGPVRGVDDGTVQVWKGIRYAAAPVGDLRWRAPQPPARWTEPVDASRVSPVCPQPTDAQLPIDLGAPQGEDFLTLNVWAPPGTAAGADKPVMVWVHGGAYVLGAASQPLYHGRRLAVDGDVVVVTVNYRLGALGFLELATVGADSERFSTNIGVRDVLAALQWVRDNIAAFGGDPGRVTVFGESAGGAIVTTLLASPAAAGLFHAAIAQSPPVTSSYESDRARRVAERFLDVLGIGPRDLGELPRLPIDAVVAASRTVFDEIPTRTPGTLAFAPIVDGDVVPDYPVRAARAGSTHPVPLIIGTNKHEAALFRYMKRPLMPITPESVKAMFAEIAAEQPEVRLPSEDELKGHYRGRGKTSGLRVSSDIGFRMPSIWFADGHRASAPVYLYRFDFATPLLRAVRLHAAHATELPYVWGNLVAGRKDPTFALGGLKAGKEVSRRLRARWTNFARTGEPSAPPGEPQWHPYDATRRPTLVIDKQDRVVDDLDARVRRAWGDDILSFR, from the coding sequence ATGACCGCGGAGGCGACAACCCGCAACGAGGCCGCGCGGCCGGTGGTCGACACGACCCACGGCCCGGTGCGCGGCGTCGACGATGGGACCGTGCAGGTCTGGAAGGGCATCCGGTATGCCGCCGCGCCCGTCGGCGACCTGCGCTGGCGGGCGCCGCAGCCCCCGGCGCGATGGACCGAACCCGTCGACGCCAGCCGGGTCAGCCCGGTGTGCCCGCAGCCCACCGACGCCCAGTTGCCGATCGATCTCGGCGCGCCACAGGGCGAGGACTTCCTCACCCTCAACGTCTGGGCGCCGCCGGGGACCGCGGCCGGCGCCGACAAGCCGGTGATGGTGTGGGTGCACGGCGGTGCCTACGTGCTGGGGGCGGCCAGCCAACCGCTCTACCACGGCCGCCGGCTGGCCGTCGACGGCGACGTGGTGGTCGTGACGGTCAATTACCGCCTCGGCGCGCTGGGCTTCCTCGAACTGGCCACCGTGGGCGCCGACAGCGAACGGTTCAGCACCAACATCGGAGTGCGCGACGTACTGGCCGCACTGCAGTGGGTCCGCGACAACATCGCGGCGTTCGGTGGTGATCCGGGGCGGGTCACCGTGTTCGGGGAATCCGCCGGCGGCGCGATCGTGACCACGCTGCTGGCCAGCCCGGCCGCAGCGGGACTGTTCCACGCAGCGATCGCGCAGAGCCCGCCGGTCACGTCGTCCTACGAGTCCGACCGCGCCCGCCGGGTCGCCGAACGCTTCCTCGATGTCCTCGGCATCGGTCCCCGCGACCTCGGCGAGCTGCCCCGGTTGCCGATCGACGCCGTCGTCGCGGCATCGCGGACGGTGTTCGACGAGATTCCGACGCGCACCCCGGGCACCCTGGCGTTCGCGCCGATCGTCGACGGCGACGTCGTCCCCGACTACCCGGTGCGGGCCGCGCGGGCAGGCAGCACCCACCCGGTGCCGCTGATCATCGGCACCAACAAGCACGAAGCGGCACTGTTCCGGTACATGAAGCGGCCGCTGATGCCGATCACGCCCGAGTCGGTCAAGGCGATGTTCGCCGAGATCGCCGCCGAACAGCCCGAAGTGCGGCTGCCCAGCGAGGACGAGCTGAAGGGCCACTACCGGGGGCGGGGCAAGACCAGCGGCCTGCGGGTGTCCAGCGACATCGGGTTCCGGATGCCGTCGATCTGGTTCGCCGACGGTCACCGCGCGTCGGCCCCGGTCTATCTGTACCGGTTCGACTTCGCCACGCCACTGCTGCGGGCGGTGCGCCTGCATGCCGCGCACGCCACCGAGTTGCCCTATGTCTGGGGCAATCTGGTGGCGGGTCGCAAGGACCCGACCTTCGCCCTCGGCGGACTCAAGGCGGGCAAGGAGGTGTCGCGCCGGCTCCGGGCCCGCTGGACGAACTTCGCGCGTACCGGCGAACCGTCAGCGCCCCCCGGCGAGCCGCAGTGGCATCCCTACGACGCCACGCGACGACCGACCCTGGTGATCGACAAGCAGGACCGGGTCGTCGACGACCTCGATGCTCGGGTGCGCCGCGCCTGGGGCGACGACATCCTGAGCTTCCGGTAG
- a CDS encoding MFS transporter produces MAPERPGAGEARTRRARIAIAAVFLTNGALFANLLPRYPEIKADLAMSNVLYGAAVASFSAGALLAGLTAATLIRRFGSAPVALVTTYLLAAFMVVAAAAPAPLWFAGALFLAGASDAVTDVAQNTNGLRLQREYGRSIINSLHAVWAVGAILGGLMGTAAIALDIGRTPHLAVAAAVFCAVVTVAYRHLLDDPDHARHPFAEPAGGRGAGAVYLALLAFVAIAIAGVTVEDAGNTWATLYLRDSLGAPAAVAPLGYVALVTFMFLGRLAGDRLVDRFGERAVTRVGGLITALGMGLALLLESVPVTIAGFAVAGLGVATVVPAAMRAADELPGLRAGTGLTVLSWLMRAGLLGAPLLVGVIADATSLRLGLLTVPVAGLALVALAGTLAERARR; encoded by the coding sequence ATGGCGCCCGAACGGCCCGGCGCCGGCGAGGCGCGCACCAGGCGGGCACGTATCGCCATCGCCGCGGTGTTCCTCACCAACGGCGCACTGTTCGCCAACCTGCTGCCTCGATATCCCGAGATCAAGGCCGACCTGGCGATGTCGAACGTGCTCTATGGGGCTGCGGTGGCGTCGTTTTCCGCCGGCGCGCTGCTGGCCGGCCTGACCGCGGCCACACTGATTCGGCGCTTCGGCTCCGCCCCGGTGGCGTTGGTGACCACCTACCTGCTGGCGGCGTTCATGGTGGTCGCGGCCGCGGCCCCGGCACCGCTGTGGTTCGCGGGCGCACTGTTCCTCGCCGGCGCCAGCGACGCAGTCACCGACGTCGCCCAGAACACCAACGGCCTTCGGCTGCAACGTGAGTACGGCCGCTCGATCATCAACTCGCTGCATGCGGTCTGGGCCGTCGGGGCCATCCTCGGCGGACTGATGGGCACGGCGGCGATCGCGCTGGACATCGGACGCACCCCGCACCTCGCCGTCGCCGCCGCCGTCTTCTGCGCCGTGGTCACCGTGGCCTATCGGCATCTGCTGGACGATCCCGACCACGCGCGGCACCCTTTCGCAGAGCCCGCCGGCGGACGCGGCGCCGGGGCCGTGTACCTGGCGCTGCTGGCGTTCGTCGCCATCGCGATCGCCGGGGTCACCGTCGAGGATGCCGGAAACACCTGGGCGACACTGTATTTGCGGGACAGCCTGGGAGCCCCGGCAGCGGTGGCGCCGTTGGGTTACGTCGCACTGGTGACCTTCATGTTCCTCGGCCGCCTCGCCGGCGACCGCCTCGTCGACCGCTTCGGGGAACGCGCCGTCACCCGGGTCGGCGGGCTGATCACCGCGCTCGGGATGGGGTTGGCGCTGCTCCTGGAGTCGGTGCCGGTGACCATCGCAGGGTTCGCCGTGGCGGGCCTGGGGGTGGCCACCGTGGTCCCGGCCGCGATGCGCGCAGCCGACGAACTGCCCGGGCTGCGCGCCGGCACCGGGCTCACGGTGCTGAGCTGGCTGATGCGCGCCGGGCTGCTCGGCGCCCCATTGCTGGTCGGCGTGATCGCCGACGCAACGAGTCTGCGCCTGGGGTTACTCACCGTCCCGGTCGCCGGATTGGCGCTCGTCGCGCTGGCCGGGACGCTCGCCGAGCGCGCGCGCCGATGA
- the malQ gene encoding 4-alpha-glucanotransferase, translating to MADVTRPSSLSELAARYGVATEYEDWRGRQVPVPESTLTAVLEALGVPAATEEQRAAALTEHDRTYWARSLPPVVIGRSGSTTPFWVHVTHGDPVQLWLTLEDGTVRTGLRQLENYTAPYDLDGRLVGEATFELPGDTPLGYHRLHLRAGAYETSTAVIMTPARLELPPRLGAGRSWGLATQLYSARSRDSWGIGDLTDLTDLAVWSAARHGAGFVLVNPLHAAAPVAPMEPSPYLPTSRRFVNPIYLRVEAVPEYAGVRHRNRIRKAREQVQARAHRSDRIDRDRAWKAKRAALETVYLVEFSAGREIAYQAFCRREGTSLDDFATWCALAEHYGADWHRWPAELQHPRSAAVTAFAAEHPAEVDFHRWLQWLLDEQLSTAQARAVSAGMALGIMADLAVGVDPNGADAWALQDVLALGVTAGAPPDEFNQLGQDWSQPPWRPDRLAEQAYEPFRALVRAVLRHAGGVRIDHIIGLFRLWWIPQGASPTEGTYVRYDHEAMIGIVALEAQRAGAVVVGEDLGTVQPWVRDYLHDRGLFGTSILWFENDHEGDGRPVPAERWREFCLSAVTTHDLPPTAGYLAGEHVRLRDQLGLLTRPADAELAADRQQQDAWLAELRRVGLLADGSGAEVDEVVLALHRYLGRAPSRLLALSLADAVGEVRTQNQPGTTDEYPNWRVPLADSQGHQVLLEDVFVDEGVARLCEALRAAVEPRI from the coding sequence ATGGCCGATGTCACGCGCCCGTCGTCGCTGTCCGAACTCGCTGCGCGCTACGGGGTGGCCACCGAATACGAAGACTGGCGCGGCCGCCAGGTGCCGGTCCCCGAATCGACGTTGACCGCGGTCCTCGAAGCGCTCGGGGTACCCGCCGCCACCGAAGAGCAGCGCGCCGCCGCGCTGACCGAGCACGATCGCACCTACTGGGCCCGGTCCCTGCCCCCGGTGGTCATCGGCCGCAGCGGGTCCACGACACCGTTCTGGGTGCACGTCACGCACGGCGATCCGGTCCAGCTGTGGCTGACGCTGGAGGACGGCACCGTCCGCACCGGCCTTCGACAGCTCGAAAACTACACTGCGCCTTACGACCTCGACGGCCGACTGGTCGGGGAGGCGACGTTCGAACTGCCCGGGGACACCCCGCTCGGTTATCACCGGCTCCACCTGCGGGCGGGCGCGTACGAGACCAGCACCGCGGTGATCATGACACCGGCCCGGCTGGAGCTCCCGCCCCGACTGGGTGCGGGCCGCAGCTGGGGGCTGGCCACCCAGCTCTACAGCGCCCGGTCGCGGGATTCGTGGGGCATCGGCGACCTGACCGACCTGACGGATCTGGCGGTGTGGTCGGCCGCCCGCCACGGCGCGGGTTTCGTCCTGGTCAACCCGCTGCATGCGGCGGCTCCGGTGGCGCCGATGGAGCCCTCCCCCTACCTGCCGACGTCCCGCCGCTTCGTCAATCCGATCTATTTGCGGGTCGAGGCCGTCCCCGAGTACGCCGGGGTGCGGCATCGCAACCGCATCCGCAAGGCTCGCGAGCAGGTGCAGGCCCGTGCGCACCGGTCCGACCGGATCGACCGCGACCGTGCCTGGAAGGCCAAGCGGGCGGCGCTGGAAACGGTGTACCTGGTCGAGTTCTCGGCCGGACGCGAGATCGCCTATCAGGCGTTCTGTCGGCGCGAGGGCACCAGCCTCGACGACTTCGCGACCTGGTGCGCGCTGGCCGAGCACTACGGCGCGGACTGGCACCGGTGGCCCGCGGAATTGCAGCACCCCCGCAGCGCCGCGGTCACCGCGTTCGCCGCCGAGCACCCCGCCGAGGTCGATTTCCACCGGTGGCTGCAGTGGCTGCTCGACGAACAGCTGAGCACGGCGCAGGCCCGGGCGGTCTCGGCGGGCATGGCGCTGGGCATCATGGCCGACCTCGCCGTCGGGGTCGACCCGAACGGCGCCGACGCGTGGGCGTTGCAGGACGTGCTGGCCCTCGGTGTCACCGCGGGCGCGCCGCCGGACGAGTTCAACCAGCTCGGCCAGGACTGGTCACAGCCGCCGTGGCGCCCCGACCGCCTCGCCGAACAGGCCTACGAGCCGTTCCGGGCGCTGGTCCGTGCGGTGCTGCGGCACGCCGGCGGGGTCCGGATCGACCACATCATCGGTCTGTTCCGGCTGTGGTGGATCCCGCAGGGCGCGTCACCGACGGAGGGCACCTACGTGCGGTACGACCACGAGGCGATGATCGGCATCGTCGCGTTGGAGGCGCAGCGCGCCGGGGCCGTCGTCGTCGGTGAGGATCTGGGCACGGTGCAGCCGTGGGTGCGCGACTACCTGCACGATCGGGGCCTGTTCGGCACATCGATCCTGTGGTTCGAGAACGATCACGAGGGCGACGGGCGGCCCGTGCCCGCCGAGCGGTGGCGGGAGTTCTGCCTGTCGGCGGTCACCACCCACGACCTGCCGCCGACGGCCGGCTACCTCGCCGGCGAGCATGTCCGGCTGCGCGATCAGCTCGGACTGCTCACCCGTCCGGCCGATGCGGAACTCGCCGCGGACCGACAACAGCAGGACGCGTGGCTGGCCGAATTGCGCCGCGTCGGCCTGCTCGCCGATGGATCCGGTGCCGAGGTTGACGAGGTGGTCCTGGCACTGCACCGCTACCTGGGACGAGCGCCGTCGCGGCTGCTGGCGCTGTCGCTGGCTGACGCCGTCGGCGAGGTCCGCACCCAGAATCAGCCCGGGACCACCGACGAATACCCGAACTGGCGCGTCCCGCTGGCGGATTCGCAGGGACACCAGGTGCTGCTGGAAGACGTGTTCGTCGACGAGGGTGTCGCCAGGCTGTGCGAAGCGCTGCGGGCCGCGGTCGAACCGCGCATCTAA